One Cynocephalus volans isolate mCynVol1 chromosome 7, mCynVol1.pri, whole genome shotgun sequence genomic region harbors:
- the GSTO1 gene encoding glutathione S-transferase omega-1, protein MSGKSARSLAQGSAPPGPVPEGLIRVYSMRFCPYAERTLLVLKAKGIGHEVININLKNKPDWFFKKNPHGLVPVLENSQGQLIYESAITCEYLDEAYPGKKLLPDDPYEKACQKMVFELFSKVPSSFSSFIRNRNKGDCSGLKEELRKEFSKLEEVLTNKKTTFFGGNSLSMIDYLIWPWFERLEVLELNECVDHTPKLKLWMAAMRKDPTVSGHLIDVKTHQGFFDLYLQNNPEACDYGL, encoded by the exons ATGTCCGGGAAGTCAGCCAGGAGCCTGGCGCAGG GAAGCGCGCCCCCGGGGCCGGTCCCGGAGGGCCTGATCCGCGTCTACAGCATGAGGTTCTGCCCTTACGCTGAGAGGACCCTGCTGGTCCTGAAGGCCAAGGGAATCGG GCATGAAGTCATCAATATCAACCTGAAAAATAAGCCTGACTGGTTCTTTAAGAAGAATCCCCATGGTCTGGTGCCAGTTCTGGAAAACAGTCAGGGTCAGTTGATCTACGAATCTGCCATCACTTGTGAGTACCTGGATGAAGCATATCCAGGGAAGAAGCTGTTGCCAGATGACCCTTATGAGAAAGCTTGCCAAAAGATGgtctttgaattattttctaag GTACCATCTTCATTTTCAAGCTTTATTAGAAATCGAAATAAGGGAGACTGCTCTGGCCTGAAAGAAGAATTACGTAAAGAATTCAGCAAGCTGGAGGAG GTCCTGACTAATAAGAAGACGACATTCTTTGGTGGCAATTCTCTCTCCATGATTGATTACCTCATCTGGCCCTGGTTCGAACGGCTGGAAGTACTGGAGTTAAATGA GTGTGTCGACCATACTCCAAAACTTAAGCTTTGGATGGCAGCCATGAGGAAAGACCCCACAGTATCAGGTCATCTCATTGATGTGAAGACCCATCAAGGTTTCTTCGATCTCTACTTACAGAATAACCCTGAGGCCTGCGACTATGGGCTCTGA